The following are encoded in a window of Dictyostelium discoideum AX4 chromosome 6 chromosome, whole genome shotgun sequence genomic DNA:
- the qpct gene encoding glutaminyl-peptide cyclotransferase, whose protein sequence is MKYLKILIIVTIFFFLLINVINCIDRKEIVQKEVKIKFKNLKSTLIKKYSESNMEKIQKHLKHILVERVADTPNHKKVREYIISQFDQLYWDIELDSFKDNTPFGEKTFTNIIVTSKFVNDDDEDDIDTKESNGNISSEPPKTLVLSAHYDSKYFKEFKFFGATDSAVPCSMLIDLAISLQSEIKKSKKKLMIIFFDGEEAFKEWSDTDSLYGSRHLANLLLDKKVITKDNEDLPISSSFYNTVEAFILLDLLGTPNPRFYMFNKKTESLFKKLSDIEDKLSLKRFISPKANKYFQNHFIGSDIQDDHIPFLNYVPTLHIIPYPFPNVWHTEKDDESCLDKNTIEDLSKIFKIFVGSYLI, encoded by the exons atgaaatatctaaaaatattaataattgttacaatttttttttttttattaataaatgtgATTAATTGTATTGATAGAAAAGAGATAGTACAAAAAGAagtgaaaattaaatttaaaaatttaaaatccacattaataaagaaatatagTGAATCAAATATggaaaaaattcaaaaacatttaaaacatATATTGGTTGAAAGAGTTGCCGATACTCCAAACCATAAAAAAGTTAGAGAATATATAATATCACAATTTGATCAACTCTATTGGGATATTGAATTGGATTCATTTAAAGATAATACTCCATTTGGTGAGAAAACTTTTACAAATATAATTGTAACATCAAAATttgttaatgatgatgatgaagatgatattgACACAAAAGAAAGCAATGGTAACATATCAAGTGAACCACCAAAAACATTAGTACTATCAGCTCACTATGattctaaatattttaaagaatttaaattctttggtGCAACTGATTCCGCTGTTCCTTGTTCAATGTTAATAGATTTAGCAATTTCTTTACAatctgaaattaaaaaatcaaaga aaaaattaatgattatattttttgatgGTGAAGAAGCATTTAAAGAATGGAGTGACACAGATTCATTATATGGTTCCAGACATTTagcaaatttattattggataaaaaagtaattaccaaagataatgaagattTACCAATTAGTAGTAGTTTTTATAATACAGTTGAGGCTTTTATATTATTGGATTTATTGGGTACTCCAAATCCAAGATTTTAtatgtttaataaaaaaactgaatcattatttaaaaaattatctgatattgaagataaattatctttaaaaagatt tataaGTCCAAAAGCAAATAAATactttcaaaatcattttattggTTCAGATATTCAAGATGATCATATACCATTTTTAAACTATGTACCAACATTACATATTATTCCTTACCCATTTCCAAATGTTTGGCACACTGAAAAAGATGATGAATCTTGTTTagataaaaatacaattgaagatttatcaaaaatatttaaaatatttgttggttcttatttaatataa
- a CDS encoding hypothetical protein (CsaA protein) encodes MEDKRDLKWEEFERVDMRVGTIIQVDDFPEARKPAYQLTIDFGETIGIRKSSAQITKRYNKEDLVNRQIVAVVNFPKKQIGRKFMSECLVLGALGKEEGDVILLSPDSKIENGLKIS; translated from the coding sequence atggaaGATAAAAGAGATTTAAAATGGGAGGAATTTGAAAGAGTGGATATGAGAGTTGGAACAATAATCCAAGTTGATGATTTCCCAGAAGCAAGAAAACCTGCCTACCAATTAACCATTGATTTTGGTGAAACCATTGGAATTCGTAAATCCTCGGCACAAATTACAAAGAGATATAATAAAGAAGATTTAGTAAATCGTCAAATTGTTGCCGTTGTAAATTTTCCAAAGAAACAAATTGGTAGAAAATTTATGTCTGAATGTTTAGTATTAGGTGCATTAGGTAAAGAAGAAGGAgatgtaattttattatcaccagattcaaaaattgaaaatggtttaaaaattagttaa
- the redA gene encoding NADPH-cytochrome-P450 oxidoreductase, which produces MKSVILKPKNLVLLGAGVTTTYYLYKFFSAPSVSKDEGDKFGFNAPDPAALARAAVKEKKERFVKPSDNVCPILILYGTEYGLSAEVAKKLEESINSKLEGFWARIIDMEEYEIIEFEKEQIVLIITSTYGDGVPPTTARPFFDYLEANRLNLSHIQFSVLALGDRSYPHYCAAGKTLDKQFEEMGAKRFRDRIEVDQEDWTCFDRYIDTVCGLVPTLGGVEKREGQDYLYEKAKLFALSQGKYNKKKPYSSKLLVKRVLTKGDKVGIHLEFELGDSELKYVPGDALAILPDNAASEVSAIISLLKLSPSFKVSTPGWHYQEGEQPNPSQITLTHILTKCFDIHNCKPELLQLLKDNVKNQQEKEKLTNLLAQGTGKSNTQLVEFLENHHLIDILKMFSSARPPIDDLLAQLAKLLPRYYSIASSMSENKLAVSLCVAVVKYDLHGSERVGIASTHMADRMNVGDRVSIFINNNPDFRLPEDPTTPILMVGPGTGIAPFVSFIQERKALGHTGENHLYFGCRRSDEDFLYSKELQQYHNDGLIKLYTAFSRETSQKVYVQNRLLENSQQICDLINAGGHIYICGDAKSMAPQVHETLSLIITKHMSIDEADAQALLHKLEKEKRYQKDVWF; this is translated from the coding sequence atgaaatcagtaattttaaaaccaaaaaatttAGTATTATTAGGTGCTGGTGTAACAACaacttattatttatataaatttttttcagCACCATCAGTTTCAAAAGATGAAGGTGATAAATTTGGATTTAATGCACCAGATCCAGCAGCTTTAGCTAGAGCAGCTGttaaagagaaaaaagaaagatttgTAAAACCATCAGATAATGTTTgtccaattttaattttatatggAACTGAATATGGTTTATCAGCAGAGGTTGCCAAAAAATTGGAAGAATCAATCAATAGCAAATTAGAAGGTTTTTGGGCACGTATTATCGATATGGAAGAGTACGAgattattgaatttgaaaaagaacaaaTAGTCCTCATTATTACATCAACCTATGGTGATGGTGTTCCACCAACCACTGCCCGTCCATTCTTTGATTATTTAGAAGCAAATCGTTTAAATCTTTCACATATTCAATTTAGTGTTTTAGCATTGGGTGATCGTTCTTATCCACATTATTGTGCAGCTGGTAAAACTTTGGATAAACAATTTGAAGAGATGGGTGCCAAGAGATTTAGAGATCGTATTGAAGTTGATCAAGAAGATTGGACTTGTTTCGATCGTTATATTGATACCGTGTGTGGTTTAGTTCCAACATTGGGTGGAGTTGAAAAACGTGAAGGTCAAGATTACCTCTATGAAAAGGCAAAACTTTTCGCACTCTCTCAAGGTAAATAcaataaaaagaaaccaTACTCTAGTAAACTCTTGGTTAAACGTGTACTCACTAAAGGTGATAAAGTTGGTATTCATTTAGAGTTTGAATTGGGTGATAGTGAACTCAAGTACGTGCCAGGTGATGCTTTAGCTATCCTTCCAGATAATGCTGCATCCGAGGTTTCTGCAATTATCTCACTCTTAAAATTATCACCATCTTTCAAAGTTTCAACTCCAGGTTGGCATTATCAAGAGGGTGAACAACCAAATCCATCTCAAATCACCCTTACTCATATCTTAACCAAATGTTTTGATATTCATAATTGTAAACCAGAATTATTACAACTCCTTAAAGATAATGTTAAAAATcaacaagaaaaagagaaattaacAAATCTCTTGGCTCAAGGTACTGGTAAATCAAATACACAATTGGttgaatttttagaaaatcatcatttaatCGATATCTTAAAGATGTTTTCTTCTGCTCGTCCACCAATCGATGATTTATTAGCTCAATTAGCAAAATTATTACCACGTTACTATAGTATTGCTTCTTCAATGAGTGAAAATAAATTGGCAGTTTCCTTATGTGTTGCCGTTGTTAAATATGATCTTCATGGTAGTGAACGTGTTGGTATCGCTTCAACTCATATGGCCGATCGTATGAATGTTGGTGATCGTGTTTCAATctttataaacaataatcCAGATTTCCGTTTACCAGAGGATCCAACAACTCCAATACTCATGGTTGGTCCAGGTACTGGTATTGCTCCATTCGTTAGTTTCATTCAAGAAAGAAAAGCACTCGGTCATACTGGTGAAAATCATCTCTATTTTGGTTGTCGTCGTTCTGATGAAGATTTCCTTTACTCCAAAGAGTTACAACAATATCATAACGATGGTTTAATTAAACTCTACACTGCTTTCTCTCGTGAAACCTCTCAAAAAGTTTACGTTCAAAATCGTCTCCTTGAAAATAGTCAACAAATTTGTGATCTCATCAATGCTGGTGGTCATATTTACATTTGTGGTGATGCTAAATCAATGGCTCCACAAGTTCATGAAACACTTTCTCTCATCATCACTAAACATATGTCAATTGATGAAGCTGATGCTCAAGCTTTACTTCacaaattagaaaaagaaaaacgtTATCAAAAAGATGtttggttttaa